A single window of Eisenibacter elegans DSM 3317 DNA harbors:
- a CDS encoding pentapeptide repeat-containing protein, translating into MQEVYDQTFDQQNSLPLGEYECCVFKNCDFANADFSGFKFTDCSFNGCNLSLVKLHQTALQDILFKDCKMLGLRFDACKEFGLSFSFEGCQLNHSSFYKLKIKKTFFKNTQLQEVDFSASDLSGAVFEDCNLMQAVFEYTILEKADFRTAYNYNIDPENNRIKKARFAMLGLPGLLGKYDIEIVS; encoded by the coding sequence ATGCAAGAAGTATACGACCAAACCTTTGACCAACAAAACAGCCTGCCCCTTGGTGAGTATGAGTGTTGTGTATTCAAGAACTGTGATTTTGCCAACGCCGATTTTTCCGGATTTAAGTTTACAGACTGTAGCTTCAATGGCTGCAACCTAAGTCTGGTAAAGCTTCACCAAACAGCACTGCAAGATATCTTATTCAAAGACTGTAAGATGCTTGGCTTGCGGTTTGATGCCTGCAAAGAATTTGGGCTATCGTTTTCGTTCGAAGGGTGCCAGCTCAATCATTCATCTTTTTACAAATTGAAAATAAAAAAGACGTTTTTTAAAAACACGCAACTACAAGAGGTCGACTTTAGCGCATCAGACCTAAGTGGTGCTGTTTTTGAGGATTGTAATCTGATGCAAGCTGTTTTTGAGTATACTATCTTGGAAAAGGCTGATTTTAGGACAGCCTACAACTATAACATTGACCCTGAAAATAACCGAATCAAAAAAGCAAGATTTGCTATGCTTGGTTTGCCCGGACTTTTGGGCAAATATGATATAGAGATTGTGTCATAG